Genomic window (Pseudomonas xantholysinigenes):
CGGATGACCCAGGCAGAACTTGAAGCCCACTGGCTTGCCGCCAGACAGCTCGCGCAGCCGGGCGATGAATTGCAGCAGCTCCACCGGCGTGCGGAAGGCGCTGTGCGCCGCCGGCGAGATGCAGTCCTCGCCTTCGCGCACGCCGCGGGTCGCGGCAATCTCGGCACTGACCTTGTGCCCGGGGAGGATGCCGCCATGGCCCGGCTTGGCTCCCTGGCTGAGCTTGACCTCGATCATCTTCACCTGGGCATCGCGGGCCTGGGCGGCGAAGCGTTCAGGGTCGAAGCGACCGTCCTCGGTGCGGCAGCCGAAGTAGCCGCTGCCGATTTCCCAAATCAGGTCGCCGCCGTGCTCACGGTGATAGGGGCTGATACTGCCTTCGCCGGTGTCATGGGCGAAGCGGCCCAGGCGCGCGCCCTTGTTCAGCGCGGCGATGGCGTTGGCACTGAGGGCGCCGAAGCTCATCGCCGAGATGTTGAAGATCGACGCCGAATACGGCTGGGTGCACTGTGGCCCGCCGATGCGGATGCGCAACGACCCAGGGTCGGGCATCTGCACTGGCAGCATCGAGTGGCTGATGAATTCGAAGCCGGGCTTGTAGGCGTCGTTGAGCGTGCCGAAGGCCTTCTCGGCGCTTTCGTTCTTGGCCCGGGCGTAGACCAGCGAGCGCTGGGCGCGGGAGAACGGCAGCTTGTCGTCGTCGCCCTCGATCAGGTACTGGCGGATCTCCGGGCGGATGGTCTCGATCAGGTAGCGGATATTGCCCAGGATCGGGTAGTTGCGGCGCACGGCGTGGTGGGTCTGGCGCAGGTCGTTGAGGCCGACCAGGCTAAGCAGGGCGCAGGCCAGTGTGAATGGCCAGAGCCAGCTGTGCTGAGAGAGAAAGGGCAGGCTGACGAGGGTGAACAGCAGGCACAGGGCCAGGCAGGCGTAACGGCTGGGAAGCGAGTCTTTCATGGGGCCATCGCAAGCAGGTTGACCGGCCTAGGATAGGCAAAGCCACGTGATGGAAAACCTGGGCAATCGGTAAAAGACTATTACTCGCGGTGCAGCGAGCGTGCCCGGCCCACCGCGCCCTGCCGGGTCGACAGGGCACGCGGGGCGCTATTGCTTGAACACCTGCTTCACCCGCCCGTCGATCTCGCCCTTGTCGCCCTGCCCCGAGGCCTTGGCCTGCGGACCGCCGCCCAGGTTCAGGTCGAGCTTGCCATCGGTGTTGATGATGCCGTCGGCCGTCGCATGGATGTTGAACTGGGTGCAGCTGATATTGATGGTGCCGTCGGACTTCAGCTCGATCACGCTGTCGCCACAGACCAGGCGGATCTGGTCGCCGGCATCCATCACGTAGTTGCCGTGCACACTGTCGCGCTTGTCGCCACCGACCAGCAGGATGTCGCGCTGGCGCACCGAACGCAGGCGGTCCTGGCCGATGGTCACGGTCTCGATCATGCCCACGGTCTTGACCCGGCTGATGCCCACGGAGAGTGTCTGGTTCTGCTCCACCACGCTGTCCATGTTGCGCTCGGCATGCACGTACAGCTGTTCGGCGCCCTTCTTGTCCTCCATGCGGATTTCATTGAAGTTGGCCGGGCTGCCGCCCTTGCTCGAGCGGCTCTTCATGCCGCTTTGCGTGGCGCTGCCGGGCAGGTCGTAGGGCACGGTCTGTTCGGCGTTGTACACACGCCCGGTGATGATCGGCCGGTCGGGGTCGCCTTCGAGGAAGCTGACGATCACTTCCTGGCCAATACGCGGCACCTGGATCGAACCCCAGTTCTTGCCCGCCGTGGCTTGCGATACGCGGATCCAGCACGAGCTGTTCTCGTTGGACTGGTCGTGGCGGTCCCAGTGGAAGTGCACCTTGACCCGGCCGTACTGGTCGGTCCAGATCTCCTCGCCGGAAGGGCCGACCACCACGGCAGTCTGCGGGCCCTTGACGATCGGCCGCAGGGTGCTGCCCACCGGGCGGTAGCTTTGCTGGGCATCGATGCAGCTGAGGTTGCTCTCGAACTGCGCCGCGCCGCCGCCGCCGCCGCTCTCCAGGCGCTCCTGGTGCACGTAGTAGCGGGCCGCGACGATCAGGTACTCGCGGTTCTGGTCCTGGCGGCTGAAGTTGCTCAGGCTGAACAGGTGGCCACTGCCCAGGCCGCGCGCGTTGCCGCGCAGCTCGACCCGTTCGTGCAGGCTCTGCAACGACTCCAGACGGGTGCGCGCGTAGTGCTCGCCGTCCTGGGTCTGCTCGTAGGCACCCGGATAGTCGTACAGCGGGTAGTCGCCGGACTGGTGCGGGCGCGGCATTGCCGAGCGCACGTCGATGCGCGCGCTGGGGCGCTGGAAGTCGTAGTCGTTGAGTTCCAGCGAGCCTGGCTGGACTTCCTGGGCCAGGTGCCAGTCGTTGATATGGTCGCGCTCGCGGTGCTGGCCGTCCGGTGGGTAGTAGGGCACGGTCTCGTAGCCGGGCACCTTCTGGTGCGCGCCATAGGCGTCGGCGAGCACCAGCACGTGGCGTTCCTGTTCATGGCGGAAGAAGTAGTAGATGCCTTCTTCCTCCATCAGCCGGCTGACGAAGTCGAAGCTGGTCTCGCGGTACTGCACGCAGTATTCGCGCTCGCGGTAGTTGCGGCTCAGGGCGTCCTCGAAATCCGAGAAGCCCAGGTCACGGAACACCTGCTTGATGATCTGCGGCGCGCTCAGGTGCTGGAAGATCCGGCAGTCGCTGGTGCGGGTCAGCAGCCACAGCCACGGGCGCAGGGTGACCCGGTAGGCGGCGAACTGGCCCTGGTCCACCGACTGGCTGCAGCGCGCGACGATGCCATGGAAGTGCCGTGAACTGCCGACGCTCTGCTGCACGCTCAGGCTCATCGGCTTGCCCAGCAACTGGTTGAGGTCGATGGCCGGATCGTCGCTGGTCAGCTGCAGCTCGAAGTCGAACAGGCGGCCTAGCTCTTCGCTGCCGCCCATCTCGGCAAGGATCAGCTTGTCCGGCCCCAGGGGGCTGTTGATCTGCGCCAGGCGCGTGAACTGCTTGAACAGCATGGTCGGTCCTGTCAGTCGGCGGCGCCGAAGTCATAGTGCAAGTCGTTGTCGCGGCGGCTGATGCTGACGCTGGCCAGCGGCTTGCCTTCGAGCAGCCGAGTGAGGAACTCGCGGCTCATGTCCGGCAGCAGGCCGTTGGTGAGAATGGCGTCGATCATGCGGCCACCGCTTTCGGTCTCGGTGCAGCGCGAGACGATCAGCTCGACCACGCCGTCATCGTAGGCGAAACCAACCTTGTGGGTGCCCTCCACGCGCTTGCGGATACGCTCAAGCTGCAGGCGGGTGATGGCCTTGAGCATGGCATCGCTGAGCGGGTAGTAGGGGATGGTCACCAGGCGGCCGAGCAGCGCCGGCGGGAAGATCTCCAGCAGCGGTTTGCGCAGCGAGGTGGCCACGGCTTCCGGGTCGGGTAGTGCTTGTGGGTCCTTGCAGATGTCGGCGATCAGCTCGGTGCCGGCGTTGGTGGTGAGCAGGATCAGGGTGTTGCGAAAATCGATCTGGCGGCCCTCGCCGTCTTCCATCACGCCCTTGTCGAACACCTGGAAGAAGATCTCGTGCACATCGGGGTGGGCTTTTTCCACCTCGTCCAGCAGCACCACGCTGTACGGGCGACGGCGCACCGCTTCGGTCAGCACGCCGCCCTCGCCGTAGCCAACGTAGCCGGGTGGGGCGCCCTTGAGGGTGGAGACGGTGTGGGCTTCCTGGAACTCGCTCATGTTGATGGTGATCAGGTTCTGTTCACCGCCGTACATGGCTTCGGCCAGGGCCAGGGCAGTCTCGGTCTTGCCCACGCCGGAGGTGCCGGCGAGCATGAACACGCCGATCGGCTTGTTCGGGTTGTCCAGGCCAGCGCGGGAGGTTTGGATGCGCTTGGCGATCATTTTCAGCGCGTGGTCCTGGCCGATGATGCGCTTGGCCAGGTGGCTGTCGAGGTTGAGCACGGTCTCGATCTCGTTGCGCGCCATGCGCCCCACCGGGATGCCGGTCCAGTCGGCGACCACCGAGGCCACCGCCTGGTAGTCCACGGTTGGCAGGATCAGCGGGCTCTCGCCTTGCAGGGCGGTGAGGCGCTGTTGCAGGTCGACGAGCTTCTCGCGCAGTTCATGGCTGCCCTGCATGTCTACTTCCTGGTCGACCACGCCCACTTGCTCGCGCAGTTGCGCGCGGGTGGCCAGCAGTTGGTCGACCAGGGCTTTCTCCTCGGCCCAGCGGATTTCCAGGCCGGTCAGGCGCTCGCGTTCCTCAGCCAGCAGGTTATCGGCCTGGGCTTGGCGTTGCGCGGTGTTGACGCCGATGGCGGCTTCGCGGGCAATGATCTGCAATTCGACTTCCAGTGCCTCGATGCGCCGACGGCTGTCGTCCACCTCGGCCGGCACCGCGTGCAGGCTGATGGCGACGCGGGCGCAGGCGGTGTCGAGCAGGCTCACCGACTTGTCCGGCAACTGGCGCGCCGGGATGTAGCGGTGCGACAGCTTCACCGCGGCTTCCAGCGCCTCGTCGAGGATCTGCACCTGGTGGTGTTTTTCCATGGTCGAGGCCACGCCGCGCATCATCAGCAACGCCTTGGCTTCGCTCGGCTCGTCCACTTGCACCACCTGGAAACGGCGGGTCAGGGCTGGGTCTTTCTCGATGTGCTTCTTGTATTCGGCCCAGGTAGTCGCGGCCACCGTGCGCAGGCTGCCACGGGCCAGGGCCGGCTTGAGCAGGTTGGCGGCGTCACCAGTGCCGGCGGCGCCACCGGCACCGACCAGGGTGTGGGCTTCGTCGATGAACAGGATGATCGGCTTGGGCGAGGCCTGTACGTCCTCGATCACCTGGCGCAGGCGTTGTTCGAATTCGCCCTTCATGCTGGCGCCGGCCTGCAGCAGGCCGACGTCCAGGCTGCGCAGCTCGACGTCCTTGAGCGCCGGTGGCACGTCGCCGGCGACGATGCGCAGGGCGAACCCTTCGACCACGGCGGTCTTGCCCACGCCGGCTTCGCCGGTGAGGATCGGGTTGTTCTGCCGACGGCGCATGAGGATGTCGACCAGCTGGCGGATCTCTTCGTCACGGCCGACGATAGGGTCGAGCTTGCCACTGCGGGCCTGCTCGGTGAGGTCGACGGTGAAGCGCTTGAGCGCCTCCTGCTTGCCCATCGCCGCCGGGGCCACGGCGCCGCTGGCCTCGCCCGGGGCGGCGGCGCTGAAGCCGTCGCTGGCGGCCAGGTTGTTCTCCGGCGAGTCGCCGACGTAATCGTCGAAACGCTCGCTCAAGGCCTCGATCTTCAGCTTGGCGAACTCGCCGGAAAGCCCCAGCAGGGCATTGCGCAGGCTCGGTGTCTTGAGGATGCCGACCAGCAGGTAGCCGGTGCGCACCTGGCTTTCACCGAACATCAGGCTGCCGTAGACCCAGCCACGCTCGACGGCTTCTTCCACTTGCGAGGACAGGTCGGTGATCGAGGTCGAGCCGCGCGGCAGGCGGTCGAGGGCGTCGGTCAGGTCGCGGGCCAGGCGTGCCGGCTCGACGTTGAACTGGCGCACGATGCGGTGCAGGTCGCTGTCTTGCAGTTGCAGCAGCTGGTGCAGCCAGTGCGCCAGTTCGACATAGGGGTTGCCCCGCAGCTTGCAGAACACCGTGGCGGCCTCGATGGCCTTGTAGGCGACGCTGTTGAGTTTGCCGAACAGCGCGGCGCGGCTGATTTCACCCATGGTCCTGACTCCTTGTGAGGGGGGCGACGACCGGCTGCTCGGCGTAGTACCGGGCCAGCTTCAGGTCGCGTGCATCGTGCGATGGCCGGCCGAGCCAGGTGTCGAACCCCAGGCGTTGACCGGCGTTGAGTTGCAGCGCGGGCACTTCGCCCTGCGCCAGGATGAGGTTGAGGTCCCAGTCCAGCTCCTGGCCGAGGTACTCGGCGACCCAGGCGGCAAGCTCGACGAACGCCTGGCCGCCCGGGAGCAGGGCGTGGTACTGGTCGAGGGTCAGCGGGCCGAGGCACAGGCGGAACTTGTGCTGGCGGTCCCACACATAGCGGCCCAGGCACAGGTCCACGCCCAGGCGGTTGGCGCGCACGCCGAGCTGGCTGCGCTCGGGCAGTTCGAGCCACTGGCCGACGTACTCTTCGAGCTTCACCGGCACGCCGAAGTAGCCCGCCAGGATGCTGCACAGGCCATCGGGGTAGCGGGTCTGCGCGGCCAGGTGGCCGGACCAGTGCAGCTTGGCGGTGTCGGCCAGCGGCCCCTGGCCTTGCAGTTCCGGCTGGCCGCGACCACTTAGCGCGGCCAAGCGCGCGGCCCAGTAGTCATCGCCCGGGCGATCGTGGCTGACCGTGGGCCTGGCCTCGGCCCAGGCGCGGTAGAACAGGCTCAGCAGACGGTGGTGGAAGGTGTCGAGAAAGCGCTTGCTGGTCGGGTCGGCGTGGTTGCGCTGGCGCTCGCGCATGTACTCGGTCAGGTGCAACGGCAGCGGGCCGTTGGGGCCGCCGAGGCCGAAGAAGAACTGCTCCAGGCGCGCTGGCTGATCGTCGCCGGTGGTGACCGAGGCCAGGGTCGCCGGGGCGAAACCGCAGTCCAGGCGCTGACCCAGGCGCACCGGCTCGTCGGCCAGGCGTAGTGAGTGGCCGAAGCGCGGCAGCTCCGGGTTTTCTGCCTCGAGGCGGCGCAGCGCCTGGAAGAAGTCGTAGGCCCAGGGCTCGGCCTGCATGGCCTGTAGCGTGTTCACAGGGTCGGCCTACGTCCGGGCTTGGCGTTCCAGCGCATGATCTCGCCACGTTCGCTGGTGCGCAGCACGGTTTCGGTGAAGCTGTTGATCGACACGTAGCGGGTCAGGAAGCGTTCGAATACCGCGCCCAGTAGGAATACCCCGGTACCGCGGAAGGCGTTCTCGTCGAAGGTCAGGGTGATCTCCAGGCCACGGCCGAAGACGATCGGCCCGGGCATCGGCAGGCGTCGGGTGCAGGGCTTGCAGCTGACTTCGCGCAGGCCGTCGATCTGCAGCAGCAGGGCACTGTCCTGCGGGTCGCCATACAGGCGCAGCAGCTCGCGCAGGGCGGCGGCGCCCTGGCCCTGTTCGGCCAGCGACAGGTAGTTCAGCGACAGCTGGCTGATCAACCGCCAGGCGCGGTTGTCGTGGGCATGGCTGGCCTTGGGGCGGCTGGGGCCGGCCAGGCAGCGCACGGCGGCGACCGGGGCGCTGTCGGCCAGGCTGAAGTCACTGCGCCCGTCGCCGACATTCATGAACAGTGGCAGGTCGCGGTTGCTGCACAGCGCGCTGATGCCCAGCTGGCGCAGGTCGTGGCGGTAGGGCGCCTGCTGGCCGTCGACCAGGCTGATAAAGGTCTCGCTGCCCATGTAGCTTGAGCGCGTGCCGTTGCGCCGCTGCTCGCTGGACAGCACCCGTGGCTCGCGACGAACGATGTAATAAGCCTGGTCGCGGCCATAACGCGATGGGTCGCGCACGGCATAGAACGGCAGGAATGCCTGGTCCGGCCCGGTGCCGTGGCCGGCGACCTGTTGCAGCGAATGGATCTCGAAATCGGTGGGCCGGGTGCGGTCGGCGATCACATGGTGCTCATGCACCCGGTCGCTCAGGTGGATGCGGTCGACCCGGCGCGGGAACAGGTTGATCGCCGGGGTGCAGAACGGCACGAACTGGCTGGCGCCAATGCTGCTCTCCAGGCTCTGCTCGAAACGCTCGAACAGCACCACGATTTCCAATTCCTGGCCATTGCAGCGTTGCACGGCACGCTCAAGCCCGGCGAAGTCGACGAACAGGAAGCGTTGCGGCAGGGCGAAGTACTCCTGCAGCAGGCGATAGCCCTGGAACGCCTGGGGCACCACCGGCAGCGCCGCTTCGCGATCATCGAAGCCGCACGGCAACAAGGCTTGCTCGACCGGGATGCGTTCGACCCACTCGGCGCCGGGCTGGCGCACGAATACTGCGCAGGCACTGCCCAGCAGTTGCTCGTAGAGGCGGAACGGGGTTTCGTCGGCTCCGTTGAGGTACAGCGGCAGGTGGCTCAGCGGCAGGCTGGCGAACGGGATCTCGGCGCCGCTGCGCAGGGTCAGGCGCAAGCCGGCGCGGGCCTTGGGCTCGCTGGCGGCCAGGCGCCCGAGCACGGCGCCGGGGTTGCCGAAGTATTCGGCGCGGGCCACCTGCAAGGGCCACAGGGTGACGTCCTGGGTGCTGCGAAATTCGCATGGCGTTTGTGAGTTGCGCCCGAGGTTGGCGCGCAGCACGCTGTCGCGCGGCAGGCGAAAACCGGCGGCCAGCGAGCCTTCGTCGGGGTCGGTCTGCAACTGCACCACGGTCATCGATGGGGTCGGCGCCAGGTAGTGCGGGTAGGCGATTTCCAGCAGGTTGTGGGTGAAGGTCGGGTACTCGGCGTCGAGTTTAAGCTGCACCCGCGCGGTGAGGTAGGCGAAACCTTCGAGCAGGCGCTCGACATAAGGGTCGGCGCATTCGATTCCGGACAGCGTCAGGCGCCCGGCGATCTTCGGGTATTCCTTGGCGAACTCGGCGGCACCCTCGCGGATGTGCTGCAGTTCCTGGTTGTACAGTTCGAGCAGGCGCGGGTTCATGTGCGTCTCCGGCGCTCGGCGGGTGCCACGCGGACATGGCCGGATTCCAGGTCGACGTCGGTCTGCAGCAGCAACGGCAGGGCCGCCGGCTGGGCCCACAGGTCGCCTTCGATCTCGAAGCTCAGGGCGTTGGCGTTCATCTCGCCGGGGGCGGCCTGGGCGCGCACCTTGAGGGTGTGGGCGAGAATGCGTGGCTCGTAGGTGGCGATGGCCTGGTGGATGATGCGCTCCAGGGCGCTCAGGTCGATGTTCGAGGCGCTGTTGCCGGCCAGCGCCGGCAGGCCGTAGTTGACCACCGAGGCGCCGGCATGGGTGTTCAGGGTGTCAACGCTGTCGAGCAGCGAGGTGGTGTTGAGCAGCCAGGCCAGGTCGCGCAGCACCGAGGCCTTGAGCTGGTGCAGGCTGAGCACGCGCTTGTCGGGGGCTTCCTGCGGGTTGCCCGGGTCGTCGTCGGTCAGACGGTCCAGCAGCGAAGGCTGCAGGCGGTCGCGGGTGGCGATTTCGGCTACCACTGGAACATCCCTGTGAACATTTTCTGGTCTTCGAAGCCGGTGTCGCAGGACGCGCTCGGCGCCGGCGTGGAGGCTTCCAGGCCGGCCGGGGTGAGGCGCACGGCGCGGGAGGTCTTCAGGCATTCGCCCTTGAGCGTCGGGTGTGGCTGCACATGGGTCACCAGCACGATCGACATACCGCCGAACTGCTCGACCCGGGCCTTGCCGGCGCGGTCGGGGCTCAGGCCGCAGGGCCATGGCATGTCCAGCGCCAGGCGCTGTTCGCCGCGATCGAGCACGCACTGCCCGGCATTCTCGGTCAGCTTCACCGGCTGCCCGCCCAGGTTCGCCTGGTTCAGCAGTTCGGCGTCGGCGCAGGCGCTCAGGGCCAGCAGCAGGGCGCCGGCCAGGGCCACGCGCTTCATGTCAGCTCCCAGAACCAGACCTGTTTCGACTGGTAATTCTGATCGGAGAAGCCCTTGGTCAGGCCGCGGTTCCACAGGTCGATATGGTCACCCGTGCGGTTTTCCTGGCTTTGCCCGGTGCGGGCGAAGCAGTCCTTGTAGAAGATGATCCCGGTCTTGGCCTTGAGCTTGTCGCGCTCCTGGGCGCTGCCGCCGATGCGCTGCGGGCGTCCCAGCTGGCGCTCCAGCCAGTTGGCCAGGGATTCGGCGCTACGGGCATGGCCATGGGTGCACTTGGGTTCGGTGTA
Coding sequences:
- a CDS encoding FMN-binding glutamate synthase family protein — encoded protein: MKDSLPSRYACLALCLLFTLVSLPFLSQHSWLWPFTLACALLSLVGLNDLRQTHHAVRRNYPILGNIRYLIETIRPEIRQYLIEGDDDKLPFSRAQRSLVYARAKNESAEKAFGTLNDAYKPGFEFISHSMLPVQMPDPGSLRIRIGGPQCTQPYSASIFNISAMSFGALSANAIAALNKGARLGRFAHDTGEGSISPYHREHGGDLIWEIGSGYFGCRTEDGRFDPERFAAQARDAQVKMIEVKLSQGAKPGHGGILPGHKVSAEIAATRGVREGEDCISPAAHSAFRTPVELLQFIARLRELSGGKPVGFKFCLGHPWEFMGIAKAMLATGITPDFIVVDGKEGGTGAAPREFSDNIGVPLREGLMFVHNTLVGLNLRERIRIGAAGKLVSAFDIACVLAIGADWVNSARGFMFAIGCIQSQSCHTNKCPTGVATQDPLRQRALVVPEKAERVASFHRNTLHALAEILAAAGLDHPAELKPKHLVRRISSSEISLFSQLHTFLKPGELLSGAITSEFYARMWRMARSDSFAPETGEVDVTPAAAAPRRKETAPA
- a CDS encoding type VI secretion system Vgr family protein, with protein sequence MLFKQFTRLAQINSPLGPDKLILAEMGGSEELGRLFDFELQLTSDDPAIDLNQLLGKPMSLSVQQSVGSSRHFHGIVARCSQSVDQGQFAAYRVTLRPWLWLLTRTSDCRIFQHLSAPQIIKQVFRDLGFSDFEDALSRNYREREYCVQYRETSFDFVSRLMEEEGIYYFFRHEQERHVLVLADAYGAHQKVPGYETVPYYPPDGQHRERDHINDWHLAQEVQPGSLELNDYDFQRPSARIDVRSAMPRPHQSGDYPLYDYPGAYEQTQDGEHYARTRLESLQSLHERVELRGNARGLGSGHLFSLSNFSRQDQNREYLIVAARYYVHQERLESGGGGGAAQFESNLSCIDAQQSYRPVGSTLRPIVKGPQTAVVVGPSGEEIWTDQYGRVKVHFHWDRHDQSNENSSCWIRVSQATAGKNWGSIQVPRIGQEVIVSFLEGDPDRPIITGRVYNAEQTVPYDLPGSATQSGMKSRSSKGGSPANFNEIRMEDKKGAEQLYVHAERNMDSVVEQNQTLSVGISRVKTVGMIETVTIGQDRLRSVRQRDILLVGGDKRDSVHGNYVMDAGDQIRLVCGDSVIELKSDGTINISCTQFNIHATADGIINTDGKLDLNLGGGPQAKASGQGDKGEIDGRVKQVFKQ
- the tssH gene encoding type VI secretion system ATPase TssH, with the translated sequence MGEISRAALFGKLNSVAYKAIEAATVFCKLRGNPYVELAHWLHQLLQLQDSDLHRIVRQFNVEPARLARDLTDALDRLPRGSTSITDLSSQVEEAVERGWVYGSLMFGESQVRTGYLLVGILKTPSLRNALLGLSGEFAKLKIEALSERFDDYVGDSPENNLAASDGFSAAAPGEASGAVAPAAMGKQEALKRFTVDLTEQARSGKLDPIVGRDEEIRQLVDILMRRRQNNPILTGEAGVGKTAVVEGFALRIVAGDVPPALKDVELRSLDVGLLQAGASMKGEFEQRLRQVIEDVQASPKPIILFIDEAHTLVGAGGAAGTGDAANLLKPALARGSLRTVAATTWAEYKKHIEKDPALTRRFQVVQVDEPSEAKALLMMRGVASTMEKHHQVQILDEALEAAVKLSHRYIPARQLPDKSVSLLDTACARVAISLHAVPAEVDDSRRRIEALEVELQIIAREAAIGVNTAQRQAQADNLLAEERERLTGLEIRWAEEKALVDQLLATRAQLREQVGVVDQEVDMQGSHELREKLVDLQQRLTALQGESPLILPTVDYQAVASVVADWTGIPVGRMARNEIETVLNLDSHLAKRIIGQDHALKMIAKRIQTSRAGLDNPNKPIGVFMLAGTSGVGKTETALALAEAMYGGEQNLITINMSEFQEAHTVSTLKGAPPGYVGYGEGGVLTEAVRRRPYSVVLLDEVEKAHPDVHEIFFQVFDKGVMEDGEGRQIDFRNTLILLTTNAGTELIADICKDPQALPDPEAVATSLRKPLLEIFPPALLGRLVTIPYYPLSDAMLKAITRLQLERIRKRVEGTHKVGFAYDDGVVELIVSRCTETESGGRMIDAILTNGLLPDMSREFLTRLLEGKPLASVSISRRDNDLHYDFGAAD
- the tssG gene encoding type VI secretion system baseplate subunit TssG, whose product is MQAEPWAYDFFQALRRLEAENPELPRFGHSLRLADEPVRLGQRLDCGFAPATLASVTTGDDQPARLEQFFFGLGGPNGPLPLHLTEYMRERQRNHADPTSKRFLDTFHHRLLSLFYRAWAEARPTVSHDRPGDDYWAARLAALSGRGQPELQGQGPLADTAKLHWSGHLAAQTRYPDGLCSILAGYFGVPVKLEEYVGQWLELPERSQLGVRANRLGVDLCLGRYVWDRQHKFRLCLGPLTLDQYHALLPGGQAFVELAAWVAEYLGQELDWDLNLILAQGEVPALQLNAGQRLGFDTWLGRPSHDARDLKLARYYAEQPVVAPLTRSQDHG
- the tssF gene encoding type VI secretion system baseplate subunit TssF, giving the protein MNPRLLELYNQELQHIREGAAEFAKEYPKIAGRLTLSGIECADPYVERLLEGFAYLTARVQLKLDAEYPTFTHNLLEIAYPHYLAPTPSMTVVQLQTDPDEGSLAAGFRLPRDSVLRANLGRNSQTPCEFRSTQDVTLWPLQVARAEYFGNPGAVLGRLAASEPKARAGLRLTLRSGAEIPFASLPLSHLPLYLNGADETPFRLYEQLLGSACAVFVRQPGAEWVERIPVEQALLPCGFDDREAALPVVPQAFQGYRLLQEYFALPQRFLFVDFAGLERAVQRCNGQELEIVVLFERFEQSLESSIGASQFVPFCTPAINLFPRRVDRIHLSDRVHEHHVIADRTRPTDFEIHSLQQVAGHGTGPDQAFLPFYAVRDPSRYGRDQAYYIVRREPRVLSSEQRRNGTRSSYMGSETFISLVDGQQAPYRHDLRQLGISALCSNRDLPLFMNVGDGRSDFSLADSAPVAAVRCLAGPSRPKASHAHDNRAWRLISQLSLNYLSLAEQGQGAAALRELLRLYGDPQDSALLLQIDGLREVSCKPCTRRLPMPGPIVFGRGLEITLTFDENAFRGTGVFLLGAVFERFLTRYVSINSFTETVLRTSERGEIMRWNAKPGRRPTL
- the tssE gene encoding type VI secretion system baseplate subunit TssE — translated: MVAEIATRDRLQPSLLDRLTDDDPGNPQEAPDKRVLSLHQLKASVLRDLAWLLNTTSLLDSVDTLNTHAGASVVNYGLPALAGNSASNIDLSALERIIHQAIATYEPRILAHTLKVRAQAAPGEMNANALSFEIEGDLWAQPAALPLLLQTDVDLESGHVRVAPAERRRRT
- a CDS encoding type VI secretion system amidase effector protein Tae4 — its product is MAKPSFINLWNAYPKVSSPCDGPWDNQCAIRMSIALNGEMSLKVNKSTYTEPKCTHGHARSAESLANWLERQLGRPQRIGGSAQERDKLKAKTGIIFYKDCFARTGQSQENRTGDHIDLWNRGLTKGFSDQNYQSKQVWFWELT